aacaagaaccAAATGTGAGCAGACTCTGGACCAGGAGGGGAGGGGTCAGATGGAACCCTGTCACCCTTTACATAATTTTCTGCCTGTGGTACAGCAGAACCCTGGCCCCAGGAAACACCATCAGGCAGATGGATGGactgaggagaggaggaagactCCTGCAGTCTCCATTTCCAGGGGAGCTTAAAGCATGGGGAGATCAAAGGCTCAGCTTCCCAACTGAGCCAGGTTTATACTTCCCTCTGTGATTCTTCTTATTTTAAGCCTTCCCCACCTCAGATCTTGTGCTGCTGGACAAGCTCTCTCACCTACCGGGTGagtctctgtctgtctgtcctgacaGAGAAATGGACAAAAGACGCATTGGGATCACATCAGATTTTTACTCTGCCAGAGAGATTCTTCAGAGCCCTCAGATGAAGAGGAGCTCTGAGTGAAGGGCATTCAGCTCTAACATTCCATCCATGCCCAGGGCAGCTGGTCAGGCTGGCTTTCTGGAGCgatgggaactgggggaactcAGCAGTGGAATTTCTCAGCATAACTGAAGGAGCCCTGACAGCTTCCAAGGAGCTTCCTGTATTCCACAGGACCTTTCCGGAAAGGGTCCTGCCTGCACCTATCTTTACTTTTCAGTCAGTTATTTTGGTGGATTAGCTATAGCTGGGTTTTCTGATGCTTTGGGCAGTAATGCACATGGAACCATGTGCCAGGTGGGAAGGCTCAtcccccccagacccctccaCTGGCATTCTGCCATGATGGGAGGGAACACTGTCCGTTGGTTTGTTGGTAGCACACCCTTGTGTAATTGCCTGTGTCACCCAGGAATCCCAGAGACTGTGTTTTGACTTGCAGGAGGGGTATTTAATCCATGCAAAGACGCAGGATTTCCCAGGATTATTCCCAAGAGCTCACACATTGCTCCATGACCCTGGATTAGGTTAAACCCTCCCGTGGTGACACCTCCCTGGGAAGAGGGGGGCAGGGGTGACTGGGGGTCTGAGATGTGGCCATGAACATTCCCAGAGAAgccctgggccaggctgtggtgtgTAGCAGTGCTGTGAAGTCTAGGTTGTGTGTGAGTGTGTCCAATGCTGTACATGTGGACTTTCTAAACTCCTTAATAAAAGGATCTCATCGTAACCCACCgtgtgacagcgtggggacacGGCCAGAGACACCACCCTGCTGTGGTGACAGCAAAGGGAGTGACATTGAAtccccttgctgtgctggggggaCAGCTCCTTCCCCATGCCAGGCTCATGGCACAGCATCCTTGGGAACTTGCCCATCACAGTGAAACCACTCTGCAAAACAAGGGCTTGGGAGACCCAGGGGGCTGAGGAGGCTTCCCAGGGGTCCCTGCAGGACCTTGGGGTGGCCCTGGGGCTGAAAGGGTTGCAGGTGTCTGTTCCAAGGggtcctgctccctgccccaatggacagagcacagagcgatgcccccagtccctccctgctgcccacctCACATCCACCACCACAGCCCAGGACAGACttggaggggacagcagggtgcCTTGGGGACAATGTTCCAGCACTGGTGGCTGTGTGTGTTGACCAGGGGGGTTGGGAGCACTTGGACATGTCCATGTTGGGCCGGGCCCTGGCTGGGTTTAGGGGTGCAGGAGTCTCCAGTGGTGCCTGTGCACACAAACGTATGTGTGGGACCCCCAAGAGCTGCACACAAGGACACACCAACCAGGGGAAGGGGACACACTTGGGCCCCCAAATGAGACCCTCCATCCCAGCAGCATCGCTGACAGCTGCCAGGGACACAAggccagctcccagctgctcctccaaaTGAGGCAGCTAATGAAGGCGGCGCGTTAATGAGTGGTGTTGCTGTGTTCCCACTGTGGCAGCTCCACCAacccctgtcccctccatccccctTCTTCAGCTCCCTCCCCGAGGATCCCACCCTCTTCTCTCTGTGGCCACACGTCCAAGGGGTGACATGGCAATCAGCGCTCGTGGCTATTTAATGGCCCAAGGTGGACTGGCTGCTCATCTGGACACAGGGTGGACAGAGACGTGCCAGGGGTGGCAGCACTGGGTAGCACTGAGGTGCAGGGGTAAGTGACTGGTGGccgtgtgtctgtctgtctgtccgtccctgCTTTATGCCCCTGCCTCGAtgggcagcacagccagggaggaGTCAAAGGCTGGTGGGAAGCAGATGGGGACACACCAGCACCCCCAGTAAGGACTCTGCAATTTGGCTCCATGATGGGCAACGCGGTGCAAAAAGGGAGAGAGCAGAACAAGGTGTGAGAAAGGTAGGGGTGAACCCGAAGTGAAGCCTCCGGGCTGAGGGGTATTGGGAAAGACAGGCAGGGGCTTGAGTATACCTGGGTCTGGTGCAGGAGTGAGACACAGCCCCCTTAGGCAAGCATGGAGCAGACAGCctggcctccagcacctgcagcagctcttaAGGCAATATCCCagataattaataataataataataataataataataataataataataataataaaaatacaaccCGTTTCCTCTTTCTGAGCCTTtgtgggaggaggaagggaggcagagcagccctgccgcTGCTGAAGGTCACCCCGCTGCCTGTGGCACCGCACGAGGCTCAGAAATTCAGTcccttcagctctgctcagaCCCCTCTTCCAGGGCAGCCCCGAGCCCCATAAGACAGAGGGATGCCGAGCACCTTCCTGCGCCCCTGTGTCACCCAGGCACGGCGGCAGGACCCTCTCGTGGGGAAGATCAGGGTGATTGATGCTCCCGCGGTGCATCCAAGAGGAGCGGGCAGCTCCGGAGCCCCCCGCCCTGTCCGGCTCtcagcccccaccccagcacagcccagggctcgGCTGTGGAGCAGCTGCAAGGCTGGGATTTGGATCCAAGGCTGGGATTTGTGAGCACGGACCCGCTGCCGGTGAAGGGCAGCAGCTCTCGAGTAGGCAGCGGGGGAGCTCAGACAGCCCCGCTGGTGCTGGGTGCCGGTGTGGAGGCTGCAGAAGGAGCAGTGGGTGCTTGGGGGGTTCCAGCAGGGGCGGCAGggctggtttgggatgggaaactgcccagggcagcccgtgctgctgcctcagccgCTGCCCGAGGATGCTCGGTGCTTCACTGAcattccttccccttcctgtgCTTCCCCCAGATGAGAGCACCCTACTCGCTGTCCTGCCTTTTCCTGCTGAGCCTGGGAGCCTGCTTCCCTGCCGGCGAGCGGGGGGAGCCGGGACACCCGGGAGAAGGGGCTCTGCTCGGTCCCGGCTGGCAAACGGCGGCGGAGGGCCGGGGTCCCGGCTGGAGGGCAGGGGCAAGGCGGAGGAGAAGCGAGGAGCTGGATGCGCTGCTGAGCATCGCCCGGGAGCTGCGGGGATACGGCAcggccggggccgggcagcggccgggcgggcgggggggcCCCGAGCTGCCGCCCGTGGGAGGGGAGAAGCGCAGCGGCACCCTCGGCAACCTGGCAGAGGAGCTCAATGGCtacaacaggaaaaaagggGGCTTCACCTTCCGCTTTGGGAGATGAGAGCTTGGACTTGATTCCCCACCTCCTGCGGGTCACCCCGTCCCGTCCTTCCCTTCCGTCTCACCTGGGTTTGCTCGGACAAAAGGGGATCGGGGGGTTTTGCTGCTGGGGTTGCCTTGGGGAGGGGGGACGCTGCATTTGCTccactcccagctctgctctagACCTCCCCTCTCTGTTCCCGACCGATGCAACGGAAGAAGAGGAGGGTGCCTTAAGGAGGAATCACCAAATCGCTTCCCTGAtcacacacagcttttgctgGGGCACAGGGAAAGGGCCTGGTGCTGGGTGtccagtgctgctgggctggcagagaGCAGGGGTGGCACACGGGCACGGGCAGAGCAGGGGTGGCACATCGGgatgggcagtgccagcagggccaggcagcAAGGCAGGAGGGTTGCAGCAGGATAGTTCTGGTGCTGATAGTCCCCAGGGACTGCCTGTAGTCCAGGGCCAGCCGTCAGGGAGGAGAGGGTCCCTCAGAGCTCTCCACAGAgttgctgctctcctgcttaTTAAGGAAAAGTCCCTCCGGCAGCAAATTCTGCTTAGTGTCAAGATGCCTCTTACAcgaggcagctcctgcctgcaaaACCAGGGTAGAACAGCAGGGTTCGAGAAAATCTTGTCCTTAGCAACCCCTGGTGTGAGCACAgaaacctgccctggcaccACCAGTCCTGCCACAGCCCCACCACACCAGGGCGAGATAGTGATGCCTGACCTTCCATGTCCTTGTCACACCACCCCAGCTTCTGCCTGACAGCCTGGCCTTTCCACTGCCTTCCTGTCCTCATCACCACCTAATCCCAGCTGTAGCTACTGCAGAATTTTGGGTGCAGAAGGACTGAACAAGAACTTCTGCACCTTCCAGGACCACTGAGAGGTGCTCAGTGTCACTGGTGCTCCAGTCACTGGTGGTGCAGCTTTGGGAACCATTAGCCCCAAAAGCAAGCACAGGAAGAGCCCCAGTGCCCAACCACTGCCTTCCCCTTTTTTGGGCAGATTTAGCTCTGCCTGCCAGAGGTGCCAGCAATCAGAGCTCTAACTACCTGCTGCAAGCACTAACAGCAACTTGCACACTGAGTGAGTGCTGAAATTTCATTGCAGGC
The nucleotide sequence above comes from Cinclus cinclus chromosome 19, bCinCin1.1, whole genome shotgun sequence. Encoded proteins:
- the QRFP gene encoding orexigenic neuropeptide QRFP produces the protein MRAPYSLSCLFLLSLGACFPAGERGEPGHPGEGALLGPGWQTAAEGRGPGWRAGARRRRSEELDALLSIARELRGYGTAGAGQRPGGRGGPELPPVGGEKRSGTLGNLAEELNGYNRKKGGFTFRFGR